The window tagctgggattacaggcatgcaccaccacacccagctagttttgtatttttagtagagatggggtttctccacgttggtgaggctggtctcgaactcctgacctcaggtgatccgcctgcctcggcctcccaaagtgctgggattataggtgtgagccactgcgcctggcttcttTATACTGAGTCTTAAAagatctctttaaaaattaagtttaaaaagaatAGCACACATCAGTATGTATGTATACGtctcatttatatgaaatcaggaaatatatatgttattactTATTATACATAAATTGTCTGGAAGGATATATAAGCTATTGTGAACACTGGTTGCTCTGGAGAGGGAAAGCTGGAAGGCGGTTAATGGAGGGAGGCCAACTTACGTTTTACTGTATACTCCTTTGTACCATGTGAATGTATTAACCTATTCGAcaattagtttaaaaatttttttttaactattaaaaagGTATACATTGTCCTTAGGGGAAAGGTGTGGTAGAATTTATAGAAGAAACAATAAATTTTGTCCCAAACCCATTATCCTTCCCATACCCACTCTGTAAGGCCACTGCTAACACAGTCTCTGAGCCTGACCTGACCCAGGCAGGGCCCCAAAAGTTCTGCAGTACTGGTCTTGCTTCctcaagaaaaacaaatcctCTTTCTGCATTTCTTTGGAAATACTGAGCAAAAAGAGATGGCTGGGATTTCACAGAAATTACATGTTAACTTTTAGATCACTGCTGAAACTAAAGAATGGGTCTAGAAACCAAAACGAAAGAACTGGATAGAACACTGGAAATCTCAATGAATGCTGGAAAGCCCTCTACATACTATTTCATTTTCTGCCTTGGTAATAGGGTAGCTAATAGAAGATAAAAACAGAGAAGATGAGAATGTCTTATGCAAATAACAACCTTTAGCATTCTTTACTCACACAGCAGTATTCCTTAGTGGGTACATACTCATGCATAGACAAGCTTTACCCAAAAGAACAAGTCCATACCATGCAGAACACAATCCCATGATGAAACCTCTCTAAAAGCCTGACTGGCTACTAAAACCAattggtgttttttttaaattctggagtTAGTAGCTACATCATGCAAGCTGGGAAACAGTGATTAAGAAATAGTGTCACTTGTAGGCTGTGAAAAATCTCAAAGACAAGGGAACATTTTTTGAAAGCTAGATTCAGGGAAGCCACGattaaatgtatacttttttggggaattgggggtggggggaaacgGGGCTACCATTTCTAAATCTTAAAGGAATCATCTTCTTAATCTCATTCCAATTACTTGACTGAATAGAGccaaaaaagagtaaaattatgAGGAACACAACATGGGCAAGTTTTATGGACTATGTTTGATGGACACAGACTATGCCCAAAACTCAAACCCACATGGAACTGTGGGGCAATGGATATAAGCAACAAACTGGTCAAAAAATGTATCTGTATCATTGAGAGATCATTTCCCATtactagaaacacaaataaatcgGTGCCTACCAATGCTGGTTTGAGGCCACCATTTCCTCATAAGGAGGTGGACTGATTTCATTTAACCTAAAAGCAGTTTGGATATTTAGTCCCACCAGCACAAGCTacatataaattgaaaaaaatctcatgcACATAGCTagacatgaaatattttctttcctcctgtgAATCCTTATACCAAGTAATGATTAAAATTTAGCTGTAAACTTGATACATAGGaggcacaattttaaaaaaattaagaaatggatGATGATAGGTCTTTTGTTAGACAATTCATTGAAAATTCAACTTCCCCTAAAATTCAACGTTCAGTGCTGGGTAAAAAAGGCATGCAACCAAGTTACCAGCCTCCTCAAGCAGGACACAAGGAACACATTGGCTGCAGAAAACACACCGTAGCAGTTATAGGTTTCATGCCAACAAACCAATGATTAACAAGGATGATTAGAGTCTGGATGGAGCCAAGACACAAGCTCTTTGCCTTTCTGATGCTGACTCAAAAGCCACAAGCACACACATTTCCCCATGGCAGGTTCATACCAGCGGACTTCAGTTGCTTATGTCTCTCTTGTTCCTGGATTGTAGACTTTGGCAAAAGTGGAGTAAGTCCTCGGGACTTGGTGGGTCTCATGTAGCCTTTCATTGGTTCTGCCATTCtgcttttatcttcctttttcccttctcctGGTGTCTTTGATTcagatttttctgtcattttctgaGGTGTCTCCAAAATCTTATCTTTGGGTTCTGGGAGTCGAACACCCTTGGAAGCAGTCATTATTACTAACGTATCCGCCACCTCTGAAGGAGGAGCTTCGACTTTGCTATGTAAGAAATCTGACTGGATTTCTGGTGTTGGCAAGGAAACGCTTTCCAATTCCGTGATTTTACAAGCCAGACTAATTTCTTTCAATTTATCATTTTCACTTTTTGGAGACAAAAGAGTCAGATCTACCTTCTTATTCAAACTATCTGAACCTTTGGAATTTCTATCTTGAGCATTTTGGTCCTCACAAAAACTGAGCTTTTGTGCTTTGTCTTCCAGTAAGTCAGGAATCTGAACTGCAACAGACCCTTCTTTAgtctctttctcttcattcaCTGGATGTGCTGGGAAATTACCTCTATCTGCATATCCTTCTAGGGCTCTGGCCTCTCCTGGTAGGCTCTGGTCTTCTACTGGCACTCCAGGAAGGAGGTGACCTTTTGCTAGCTCTGTGACTTTCTCTACTGAATGCTTAGACGCACCACTGTGCACTGACTCAGATTCTCCTATCACATGCCCTTCATCGATCCCTGCTTCATTTTTCATGGAATCAGCAAGCTCAGCTTTATTCTTAAGAGAGTGATCTCCATGAATGTTAACTGTTTCTATGGCTGTTGTAATAGGTAGAGCAACTCCTCCTGTGCTTGTAGAGGGCACAACAGCAGAGGGACCCTTGGGTCTTTCTTGACCTGGGACTCCATCTTTGGTGTAGTTATCTACCATTAATGATTTGGAAATCTGGGCTGGGGCtatctcttgcccattttttgCCAAGGTATCTGGAAAGGAATCACCTTCCTTTACTACTTGAGGAGTAGGAGTGGGCAGTTTTTCACAGGCTGCTGATTCCAGAACCTCTAGAGGAGATGATTTATTTATCAGCTCTGATGGTGTTCTGGGACAGGTAAATGTAATATTTCTATTTTCGTCCATATAGGCCATTCCTTCAATTCCCTGGTCCCCTGTGGTTTCCATGGGAACATGTATTTTTGTTGCATCTATCTTATTCTCCAGAATGTGCTTCTCAGGAGaactatttttaacctttttactTTTTCCATCATTACTCCTTTTACTTGGTTTGTCAGCCACTGCAGTGTATCTATTGGCTGCATCTGTCTTATTCTCCTCAGATACTACTGAAGGAACAAATCCTGCCCCCTGGATTTGCTCTTGGCAGCTCACATCTGTCACCTTGGCAGGTGGTTCAGTAACAGTAGAAGCCTTGACTGTGCTTATCTTGTTTTCCCCAAGAGTCCCAAGCTCAACAAAATTAACCTGAAAATTTCCACCCTTCCTGTCAACTGCTTCCACTGTGGGTGTATCTGGTGTATGTGAGAACGAAGAATCATGCATTTTGGGGAAAGTAAATCCTATTTCCTTGCTTTTATGGGGAATACTACCAGTATCTCCATCCTTCCCTTCAAAAGGTGGGTTAAggatttcttccttcctctccattctAGCAGGCTGTgtggaataattatttttaaactttttgctttTGCCTTCATTGCCTCTCTTTTTAGGCTTTTCAGAAATCCAGGGAGCTGCCTCATGATCCTTCCATGGACACCTTCCTTCCTTGCTCTGGTTATTGACACCCATATCTTTGACTACATCTCCTGTTTCTGTGCTAACACCAGAAGTCTGAGTCATGCCTGATCCACTTTCCAAAGGAATCAATGCCTGCATGGTGCCTGCCACCTTAGGCTGAGTCATCTCTTTAGGCTCCCCCATCACCACTGCCTCCGTGAGATCAGCCTTAGTGCCTGGTTGCTTTGAAGAATTCAGCCCCAGCTCCTCACTCTTATCCTGAGTAGTCATTCCTTCAGTTTTAGAGACTGGCTCACTCGGTATGAGAACAGCCCTTCCGTCCTTCTGGCTGTCCAGAAGAAATGGCAGCTCAGATTTTGCTTTTACCTTCCCAGAATCTGTTCTCATTTTCCCAGaacttccccttcccttcctgcttTTGCCATCACCTGCCATTCTCTTAAATGGTTCATTCTCTACCCCAGGGACCTGTACCAACACTTGGCCCTGCAGCTGCTCAGAAGTAAAGATGCTGATCTCTTGTCTTTCGTTGGGAAAAGCTTCCTTTTTTAGTTCTTTATCCTCTTCAGCTCCTTCAGGAAACTCCTTCAGTTTGACATTCTGCAGTTTAGTCATTTTACTTTCATTATTCCCTTCTTTTAGATTACATTCTAATGGATTACTTGCTATCAAAGTGGGTACCAAATTTGGTATTTCTTTTGCTGCTGTGGGTTTTGAAACTACACCCATAACCTCTTGGTCCAAGAAAGGAGAGCAACCCTCTTTAAGTCTGATATCCAAAGGGGTTTCTACATTGTATGCAGAAACTTCTGCTAGGGGTCCTTTCAGATTGAGAGGGCCTACTGACTGGCTTTTATCTACAGGAGTCTTCAGGTGGGGTGCAGGCTGTGGTTTGTATTCATGTTGCTTCAGCAATTTCTTGTCTTGGTTTTGTAGTACTGACTTGTTACTTTTGCTCTCTTCCTCTACTCTCAGCTTAGACTGAGAACTTATTGCAGTTTTGGGGGCTTCTTCAGAAGGATATAAAGGAATTCTGAGACTCTCTGAGACAAAGTTCTCAGCTACCAGTCTGGCTGCACTGGAGTTAACTAAACATTCCCTTTTCAAGTTTTCTCCAGATACAAGTCCATATTCTGTACCCATAGTGGTAGGCTGGCTGGGGAGAACACCTGATTTTTGTGTGTCAGCTGCAAATGGATGACCTTTAGGCTTATCTGCATTGTCATCATCCGAAGGTCCTCCAGCCCGTGGTTGAGAATATCTCTTTTGCtttggtttcttcttctttttcttcatcattaTTGGTGTGCTTTCTATATCCCAGGCCTCCCTGCCAAGAtccctctggggttcaagtgagtcAACATGAATACTTTTTCTTTGGTTCCCAGGCCCACCACAGGAGGATGAACCAGAGACCCAACCTGACTCAGACAAAGAGCAGTGGCCCAGCCTGTGATCAAGAGTCTTCCATGGAGGAGAGCctcccagcagctcaggagggACCCTGGCAGGCTTGGGCCGGGTTGACCTGCGGTCACTGGGTCTGCAAACTTGTTTGGCTTGTGTGGGAGGGGTACCGCAATACATGAAGTTGGCTAAAATTCCAAACAAAAAACTCCTCGTtattgtttcttaaaaacaacaaaaaacaaacaaacaaacaaaaaaaccagaccATATAAATGACTAATTTAAGGAGGCTATTTTCACTAATACATATAGTACTTACTGTAATTTGCTCAGGAAAACAGtcttttctaaaacatttctCACTTTTAACTGGCGCtagcaaaaatatttaacagatCATCATCTCAGGTAAAGattgttttcaaacatttataaaatatttgaaatttcagAAGTAGCAggattgaacttttaaaaatgaaacatttcacATCTTTTAACCTCTAAAAATAAGCACTTACTGCCTGTAAATCTCATCTGATTTATATTGGTCATTCTTAGTGCTTGCCTCTTTTTGGTGAAATTTATTAATTGCTTCAGTTAAATATACATGATTTTGGACAAAATTTATAATTCTAAGACTAGGTCACCAATATTAAACTAATACTTGTCAAACAAACCAGACAGATTCTGGGAACTAGATCAGAAGGCCAGACTTAAGTCActtcacgcacacacacaaaatatactgAATCCACATTTTGGTCAGAGAAAAATTCTCATGATTCCAGAACCAGAGCATCCTACTTTGAAAGACAAATATGTTAAATTTCAACATTCTGCTCCTAAATGTACTTcccaaaagacagagaaatatatataatgttaagtaggataattaattttaacaattaaGATGAGTACCTTTGGAAGAGTTTCAGCAGGTGATCTGGTCTAACCTTCCTCCCAGTTAATATAATATGGATCCAAGATCCTGGCAAGAGTCTCATTAAGAGCAGGTATATGCCAGCTCCTGTCAAGTCTGACCCAATAAATTGATTTCCAAGaatattataatatgtaaatagTGGATTTCATTCTTGTCCTTACCCCTCCAATATCCTCTAAATCCTAGCCTTTGTTTAATATCTCAGGTTAATTATTGCATCGCTCAAAAAATTGCTAGGCTATAGTATCCCCCAGTATTTATAACATTTAATTCAGCAATTAATCAGCAGCTATTCAGTGCCAtcttttatactattttattcaattattatgTAAATCTTGGGTTTCAGAGTTCATGCCTGAGAACTTATCTCTTCATTCAGgttataatataataattcagGGGGCAAGGACGGGGACTTAAATATCTATATGCCTTAACATGGTGTATTTTGTATACCATAAGCACTTGATAAATCTTTACTGATTTGTTGAGTCagtaaaacaacatttaaaaaaaaaatcacacatttatTTAAGCTCTAGTCTTGTGCTAGGTAGTGTGCAAAGCATTAGagattctaagtgaaataagtcatgGGCCCTTATGTCCCATATGTCAGGATGTCCACATTCCAATCATAGTCacagaaaagtaaacagaaaatcaaGTTGATAATCATATACATATGCTTCTGGGTTATTAAAAACAGGTAATCTTCAAATTCACTGAATAATCAAACTTTAAATTGGAAAGTATCTTAGAGCAGTACCTCTCAAAGTTTAATGAAAATTAGAATTATCTggggatctaattaaaatgcagataataattACAAAGGCCTAAGGTAGagcccaagattctgcatttctaccaGCCTCTCAGGTAATGTAGATGCTGTTGGGCCATGGAACACTGTAACTAGTAAGACTTTAGAGAACATTTGAccaattaatttatattatagcTAAGTAAACTGAGATATAGGCAAGTTATGTAACTTGCTTAAGACCACACAGGATAGAATAGTGAATAGCTGAACCAGATCAAAATTTGGGTGTCCTTTCTTCACTATGAAAACAGtggagaaggccaggcacggtcgctcacgcctgtaatcccaacactttgggaggctgaggtgggcagatcaccagaggtcaggagtttgagaccagcctggccaacatggtgaaacctcatctctactaaaaattagccgggcatggtggcaggcgcctgtaatcccagctactcaggaggctgaggcaggagaatcgcttgaacccagtaggtggaggatgcagtgagccaagatcacgccattgcacgccagcctgggcgacagagtgagactctgtctcaaaaaaaaaaaaacaacgacaacaacaacaaaaaaaacagtggagaaaaaaaaaattaggtatccTGATTTGCTGTagtagtaatttttaaagatataacaaGCTGACATTCTGTCTAAACCAGATAAAATCTGTCTAAGAGAATTGACTTCATAAACTATACTGCTGATTACCACCATACAACAGGGAACTAGAGACAATGTCTACCATCACTACTCTATCGCCCCTAATTTGTTTCAAAgagttcattttgttttcctaactTACCTGAGGTCTCTGAAGAAAGCTCAGAAGGTTGACTGTTGCATGGTTTCCTTTCCCCTAGTTTTTCTAACACAGAATCCTCCTCGGCCGGCAAGCTGCACTTTTTCCCCGTTCCTGTGACGGTTTCTAAAGGTAATAACAAAAGCCACACACGTTTCAGAGAAGCATGATTTCAGCTATTTTCCATCTGCCAGAAATTGGATATGGGATTAGTTTCTGAGGAGTTCTCCTACAAGGGGCAGCAAAGGAGTGAAGTGGTAGTTGGAAGCTGAAGTTGGGAAGGTATGTCTagttatgttacttttttttttttttttgagatggagtttttcactctttgttgctcaggctggagtgcaatggtgcgatctcggctcaccacaacctccgtctcccaggttcaagtgattctcctgcctcagcctcccgagtagctgggattacaggcatgcgccaccatgcccggctaattttgtatttttagtggagacggggtttctccatgttggtcaggctagtcttgaattcccgacctcaggtgatccgcccacctcggccgcccaaagtgctgggattacaggtgtgagccaccatgcccggtcaatGTTTCGTTTTTTAAGATGGGAAAAATAACAAACGTTTGTTAAATGGGTGGGAATGATCCaatgaaaaaagatttaaattggTATGAGGGGCAAAAAAGGGAAGAATACATGGGGCAATATATCGAGTAGGAAAGAGGAGATGGAATCTAGGGCAAAATGAGGAGAGGTTGGTCTTAATTAGGAGCAGGAACAGTTTACTTATAAAAACGGGAACTTTCATAAGCAGAGACCATGGATACAGATACAAGTAGTTGGGTAGATAATGGAATAGAAGTTTGTCGATGTTCTATTTTATTGCTTGACTTATCTGCAAGAAAAACAGGACAATCAGCAGAGAATGAACATAGAAAAggtgttggaggtgggaggagggtaaaGGCGGGAAAGAGTTGTCTAGGAGAGCAGGAGTATGAATAAACTTGCAAAGTACAGTGTGACTGTCTGTACTTTACCTGGCATGATGTTTGTCCTTAGTCTTCTCGAGACTACAACCTGGTAGAGAGAAATACTGAGAATAAGCACAAGCACGTACCTGGTGAAATCATGAAAGTAGGTGCAGCTGACTGCCCCACATCCTGCAGAGATTCTAAATGGGAATCCTCACTTATTCCTTTTTGTGTTTGTGCAATTTCCATGTCTTTAATTGGAACTGGTGTTGCCTCTGTTTCTGAGAGTGGTGGAACATCTTTGGCTGGAGTCACATTGTTGGCCAGGGTCAGAACCCCATCCTTAGCCAGGGGTGCTTCTGTTTTGAGGGCTGGGACCTGATCCTCAGTCAGGGCCACCTCCATTTCTGGAGGCAGACATACGTTCTTGATGAGAACTACTTCTGTTTCTGGAGGTGGAGTCACATCCTTGCCCAGAGCCATTTCTGTTTCTGATAGTGGAGACATGTCCTTCAACAAGCCCACTTCTTTTACTGTGGACGGAGCCACATCCTTGGCCGGGGCTATTTCTGTTTCTGGGAGTTGAGCCATGTCCTTGACTGGGGCCACCTCTGCTTCTAAAGGTAGTGCTTTATCCTTGGTCAAGATCACGTTGGTTTCCGGGGGCAGTGTCATGTCCCTGGCCAGGGCTACCTCTGTTTCTGAGGACAAAGCCACCTTCTCAGCAGAGGATATTTCTGTGGATGATATAATGTCATTAGCCTGTGCCACCTCTATTTCTGAGAGTAATACCAAATCCTTGGCTGGGACTATCTTGTTTTCTTTGGGTGGTCCCATGTCCTTGGAAGGAGCCAAGTCCATTTTTATAGGAGATgccctctctgtttctttcttgttttctttgggTGGTCCCATGTCCTTGGAAGGGGCTAAGTCCATTTTTATAGGAGATGccctctctgtttctttcaaCAGTGTCACATCCTTGGCTGGGGCTACCTCTGTTTCTGTGGGCAGTACCACATTCTTGGCTGAAGATACATCTGTTTCTGTGGGCCATCTGACATCCTTAACCAGGGCCACTTCTTTTTCTGTGGGTAGTTCCATGTCCTTGACTAGGGCCATATCTGATTCCATGGATGGCTGCATGTCCTTGGCCAGTGTCACATCTAATTTGGTGGGTGATTCCATATCTTTAGCCAATGCCACCTCGGTTTTTGTAGCTAGTGCCATGTCCTTGGCGAGGGCCATCTCTGTTTCTTTAGATGGTGCCATGTCAGTAGTCTTCAGTCCCATCATTATTTCCAATGCTTGTGCTGGTGGCCTCTCTTCTGATGCCATTTCTATCTCCTTGGCTAGCTCTAAGGGAACTAAATTGGAAATTTAGGACACATCATTGTCTACTCATACCTTTGCATTAAAAATGCTTACTTTCTTCAGGCATGAGAGTATTTGGCTTTTGTGACCATAAGACTGTACACATAACTAAGAATTAAtgttaggccgggcacagtggctcacgcctgtaatcccagaactttgggaggccgaggcggatggatcatctgaggtcaggagttcgagaccagcctgacaaacatggtgaaaccctgtctctactaaaaatacagaaattagccatgcagtggcaggcgcctgtaatcccagctacttgggaggctgaagcaggagaattgctagaacccaggaggcggagtttgcaatgaaccgagatcacggcattgcactccagcctgggggacagggcaagagtccgtctcaaaaaaaaaaaaaaaaaaagaagaagaagctaaTGTCAAGTAACATATTCTGCCTACTCTTTGACAGTCTCAACACTTGGAAGAATAAGATGTAAAATACTGGGAGGACAAGTAGTGGAGGAGAAAtggcaaagaagagagaaaacatagGCTTCAAAAATAACACGGGCACAGAATTAGTATTAGAAAGATAATCTGTGGGACAGCAGGTCAGTCATGCTTCCTATCAAGAAAAACTCCAGAGTTCTAAATCTGtactgaatttttgtttttgttttttgagacacggtctcacgctgttgcccaagctggagtgcagtagcatgatctcggctcccgggttcaagcaattctcctgtctcagcctccctagtagctgggattataggtacacgccaccacgctgagcttatttatttatttatttagctctttcacccaggctggagtgcagtggcgcaatctcggctgacagcaacctctgccttccggtttcaagtgattctcctgcctcagcctccctagtagctgggattacaggcacctgccaccacgcccagctaattttttgtatttttagtagagacggggtttcaccatgttggccaggctggtctcgaactcctgacctcaggtgatctgcccgccttggcctcccaaagtgttgggattacaggcgtgagccaccgtgcctagaccaatttttgtattttttgtagaaatggggtttcaccatgttggctgggctggtctggaactcctgacctcaagtgatctgcctgcctcagcttcccaaagtgctgggattataagtgtgagccaccacaccaggccgtAAATCTgtactgaattaaaaaaaaaaattctgatacctaatacaatgaaaatgtgatgaaaaaaatatatatatgttaaaaaatttaaaaaaagtatttatgtGCCCGTTAACCCTAAGTGTTATAGTTCAACAATTTAATTCCTCCAGTGGTGATATCACTAATATAAGCAAAACATTTGTGATTGTTCTGAAATTTTTATACCTGCTGTAAGCTGCTAAAAAATACACCTGATGATTTATATTGATTACCAATACTGCAACCATTAACTGATAAAGGGAGTCTCTAATAGTTTACCTGCCGTTGGCTGAGGAGGTTCTGCAACAGCCTCTGGGGAAACAAAGGACTCTGAGTGTGGAGAGTTTAAGGCTTCCACAGACCACCCCTGAGGTACAACAGCTGTGTTGCAGGGAGACATACCTAATATTGAAacacaaacaaatacattttgaaactTAGTAAACATTGGAAACAAAAggtatttgatatatttttgttttgttttgttttgtttgttttttttttgagacagagtttcgctctgttgcccacgcagacagagtgaagtggcgtgatctcggctcactgcaagctccgcttcccgggttcacgccattctcctgcctcagtctcccgagtagctgggactacaggcgcctgccacagctcccggctaattttttgtatttttagtagaggcggggtttcacca is drawn from Homo sapiens chromosome 3, GRCh38.p14 Primary Assembly and contains these coding sequences:
- the MAP4 gene encoding microtubule-associated protein 4 isoform 2 (isoform 2 is encoded by transcript variant 138): MADLSLADALTEPSPDIEGEIKRDFIATLEAEAFDDVVGETVGKTDYIPLLDVDEKTGNSESKKKPCSETSQIEDLPLPPHPASLSFHLPLDTPSSKPTLLANGGHGVEGSDTTGSPTEFLEEKMAYQEYPNSQNWPEDTNFCFQPEQVVDPIQTDPFKMYHDDDLADLVFPSSATADTSIFAGQNDPLKDSYGMSPCNTAVVPQGWSVEALNSPHSESFVSPEAVAEPPQPTAVPLELAKEIEMASEERPPAQALEIMMGLKTTDMAPSKETEMALAKDMALATKTEVALAKDMESPTKLDVTLAKDMQPSMESDMALVKDMELPTEKEVALVKDVRWPTETDVSSAKNVVLPTETEVAPAKDVTLLKETERASPIKMDLAPSKDMGPPKENKKETERASPIKMDLAPSKDMGPPKENKIVPAKDLVLLSEIEVAQANDIISSTEISSAEKVALSSETEVALARDMTLPPETNVILTKDKALPLEAEVAPVKDMAQLPETEIAPAKDVAPSTVKEVGLLKDMSPLSETEMALGKDVTPPPETEVVLIKNVCLPPEMEVALTEDQVPALKTEAPLAKDGVLTLANNVTPAKDVPPLSETEATPVPIKDMEIAQTQKGISEDSHLESLQDVGQSAAPTFMISPETVTGTGKKCSLPAEEDSVLEKLGERKPCNSQPSELSSETSANFMYCGTPPTQAKQVCRPSDRRSTRPKPARVPPELLGGSPPWKTLDHRLGHCSLSESGWVSGSSSCGGPGNQRKSIHVDSLEPQRDLGREAWDIESTPIMMKKKKKKPKQKRYSQPRAGGPSDDDNADKPKGHPFAADTQKSGVLPSQPTTMGTEYGLVSGENLKRECLVNSSAARLVAENFVSESLRIPLYPSEEAPKTAISSQSKLRVEEESKSNKSVLQNQDKKLLKQHEYKPQPAPHLKTPVDKSQSVGPLNLKGPLAEVSAYNVETPLDIRLKEGCSPFLDQEVMGVVSKPTAAKEIPNLVPTLIASNPLECNLKEGNNESKMTKLQNVKLKEFPEGAEEDKELKKEAFPNERQEISIFTSEQLQGQVLVQVPGVENEPFKRMAGDGKSRKGRGSSGKMRTDSGKVKAKSELPFLLDSQKDGRAVLIPSEPVSKTEGMTTQDKSEELGLNSSKQPGTKADLTEAVVMGEPKEMTQPKVAGTMQALIPLESGSGMTQTSGVSTETGDVVKDMGVNNQSKEGRCPWKDHEAAPWISEKPKKRGNEGKSKKFKNNYSTQPARMERKEEILNPPFEGKDGDTGSIPHKSKEIGFTFPKMHDSSFSHTPDTPTVEAVDRKGGNFQVNFVELGTLGENKISTVKASTVTEPPAKVTDVSCQEQIQGAGFVPSVVSEENKTDAANRYTAVADKPSKRSNDGKSKKVKNSSPEKHILENKIDATKIHVPMETTGDQGIEGMAYMDENRNITFTCPRTPSELINKSSPLEVLESAACEKLPTPTPQVVKEGDSFPDTLAKNGQEIAPAQISKSLMVDNYTKDGVPGQERPKGPSAVVPSTSTGGVALPITTAIETVNIHGDHSLKNKAELADSMKNEAGIDEGHVIGESESVHSGASKHSVEKVTELAKGHLLPGVPVEDQSLPGEARALEGYADRGNFPAHPVNEEKETKEGSVAVQIPDLLEDKAQKLSFCEDQNAQDRNSKGSDSLNKKVDLTLLSPKSENDKLKEISLACKITELESVSLPTPEIQSDFLHSKVEAPPSEVADTLVIMTASKGVRLPEPKDKILETPQKMTEKSESKTPGEGKKEDKSRMAEPMKGYMRPTKSRGLTPLLPKSTIQEQERHKQLKSAGIARPEEGRPVVSGTGNDITTPPNKELPPSPEKKTKPLATTQPAKTSTSKAKTQPTSLPKQPAPTTIGGLNKKPMSLASGLVPAAPPKRPAVASARPSILPSKDVKPKPIADAKAPEKRASPSKPASAPASRSGSKSTQTVAKTTTAAAVASTGPSSRSPSTLLPKKPTAIKTEGKPAEVKKMTAKSVPADLSRPKSTSTSSMKKTTTLSGTAPAAGVVPSRVKATPMPSRPSTTPFIDKKPTSAKPSSTTPRLSRLATNTSAPDLKNVRSKVGSTENIKHQPGGGRAKVEKKTEAAATTRKPESNAVTKTAGPIASAQKQPAGKVQIVSKKVSYSHIQSKCGSKDNIKHVPGGGNVQIQNKKVDISKVSSKCGSKANIKHKPGGGDVKIESQKLNFKEKAQAKVGSLDNVGHLPAGGAVKTEGGGSEAPLCPGPPAGEEPAISEAAPEAGAPTSASGLNGHPTLSGGGDQREAQTLDSQIQETN